From the genome of Pseudomonas sp. WJP1:
AGGTGGCACCGCCGCCGGTGACCAGGGCGAATTCGCGCGGGTCGACGCCGCGGCGGATCGTCATGTCGAGGATCCCGCCGATCATGTTCTCGTTGACCACCTGGGTGATGCCGAACGCGGCTTCTTCGACACTGATGCCCAGCGGGTCGGCGATATAGTCCTTCACGGCCTTGTAGGCCAGGTCGCGGTCAATTTCCATGCGCCCGTTGAGGAAGTATTTCGGGCTGATGTAGCCCAGTACCACATAGGCGTCGGTCACCGTCGGCTCCACACCGCCGCGCATGTAGCACGCAGGGCCCGGGATCGCTTCGGCGCTGCGCGGGCCAACGCTGATCAAGCCGCTGGCAATGCTGGCGATCGAACCGCCGCCGGCACCCAGGGTGGCAATCTCGATAGAAGCCACGCCCGTGGGGTAGTTGAGGATGCGGCCGTCCTTGGTCGTGGTGATCTGTCCTTCGAGCACGGTGGACACATCGAAGCTGGTACCGCCCATATCAACAGTAATGCAGTTGTCGACACCTTCGATCCTGCTGAAGTAATACCCGGCCGCCGGCGCCATGGACGGGCCGGAGAACAGCATGAACACGGGCTTTTTGGCCACTTCCGAAATCGGCACCACGCCCCCGTTGGACACCACGATCAGTGTTTCACCGGTAAAGCCACGTGCTTCGAGCTCACCTTGCAGGTTGTTGAGGTAGCGGCTGACCTTCGGTTGCAGCATCGCATTGAGTACCACGCAGCTGGTGCGATGGTATTCGCGAATGATCGGCTGGATGTCGCAGCTCAGGCAGTAATCCACACCGGGCCACTCTTCTTCGATGATCTGGCCGATGCGCCGTTCGTGAACCTCATTGACGATCGACCAGAGGGTGCACACGGCGATGGCTTCGACACCCCAGGCCTTGAGCTGGCGAATTTCCGCGCGCACTTCGTCTTCGTCCAAGGCCAGCAGGACCTCACCTTCGGCGTTGATCCGCTCGGTCACTTCGCGGCACAGGTAAGGGCGCAGCAACGGGGTATTGGCGTCCATCTTGTAGTCGAACATCGTCTGGCGACGGCCTTCGCCGCGCCACAGATTGTATTTGGTGCCGCGCGTACAGATCAGCCCGGTCTTGGCGCCGCTCATTTCCAGGATGGTGTTGGTCGCCGTGGTCGAGCCATGGCAGAACACCGAGGTCTTTGCGAGCAACTGCTCCAGGGTCAGACCAAGCTCGTCGGCCGCCAGGGTCATGGCATTGAGGATGCCGATGGAACGGTCCTGCGGTGTGGTCGGCGACTTGTGCCGGCCCAATTGGCTGAAAGTCTCGGACTCGGCGATGGTCAAGTCGGTAAAGGTGCCGCCTACGTCAACACTGATGCGAAATGTCATGTTTGCTAACCTCGTGGTCTCAGGATGGGCGACTCATCTGTGCGCGCAGGGCCGCGGTGGCCTGCGTGTCGACGGCGAAAAGCTCCGGCACGGTGTCGAGCACGACGCCGTACAGCTCACGCGCGGCATCGAGCGTAATGAACCCATCGCGGGCGTCGTCACGGACCTTTTGCGGATCCCGCTCAAGCGGGTTGCCGAAGCCACCTCCACCCCCGGTCTTGGCGTACCAGTGCTGGTCATGCCGGCAGATGGCCTCTCCCATGTTTTCCAGATGTTCTTCGATCGCCTGGCTCTGGGCGTTGACCAACCAGTGATCGGCCACGGTGCCGCCCTCGCCGCCGAACAGGCCGAACGCCGGATGGGTGTGGCCCGTCCCGCAATAGATCAATTGCATGTCATGACCGATCGGCTGCTGGCGGTGCGACATGGATATCCCGCCACGCCACTTGCCGGCGCCACCGGAATTGGGCTCGGCCTTCACTTCCCAGACAATGTGCGGCAAGGATTGCTCGTGGATCTCGATCGATTCGTAACCCATGTTGCCCATGATGCAGTGGCCGAACATGTGAGGCAGGCCGTCAAACCCTTCCGTCGCTCCCGCGGCACTGGCCGCCAGGTAATGCAGGTGACCATAGGGTTCGTTGTTTTTACGCGGGTCCACGCCGGTGCCGGTATGGTTGGCTGCCGGGTGCTCCCCCATCCCCGCCAGGGCACGGTGCGGCAACACCTTGGCCCAGGTCTTGAACACCAGGTTGGTCACTTCGTCGCTCAGGCCGACCGTGGCCACTTCAGTACCGACCGGCCATTGCGGAATACCGGCAATCGAACCCACGCGTTGCTTGACGCGAATGCGCTCCAGCGCGCCACTGTTATAAGGAAGGTCGGGCGACAGCACCGGCAGCGTGCCCTGAATGGCAGTGCACAGGCAGGTGGCGTAACTGAGGTTGTAGCTGAAGTCGATCTGGTCGGGCATTTCGGTGTAGTCGAAATCGATCGTGCCCTCCTCCGGATCGATGCTCAGCGTCATCTTCAGTTCCAGCGGCTCGTCGATATAACCCTTGAAGCATTCGGACATGAGCGTTTCGGTGACGGTGATCTTCGGCAGCTTGGCGATTTCCTCGCGCATGGCCCGTTCGCCATGGCGCAGGCATTCACTCAGGCAGCCCTTGAATGTCTCGTAGCCGAAGCGCTTGCACAGCTCGATCATGCGCGCCTCAGCCACCCACAGGGAACTCAGTTGCGCCAGGAAGTCGCCGTGCCATTGCTGGGAGTAACGGAAGTTGTAGGCAATGAAGCGCACCAGGTCATCGATGGGCTTGTGATCACGGCAAAGACGCACGCCGGGAAAGTGGAAGCCCTCTTCGTAAATGTCCTTGGCGAAGGGGTCCATGCTGGTGGGGATATGCGCGCCAATGTCGAGCAAGTGACATTTGGAACAAGCCCACGCCACCAGTTTTCCCTCATAGAAGATCGGCGCGAACATGGTGAAATCACCCACGTGCGAGTTGCCGGCATAGGGGGCGTTATTGACGAAGACGTCACCTTCCTTGATGTCATTGCCGAATGCCCGGATAACGAAACGCAGCGGCGGGCTCATGGTGCCGACGTGTACCGGGATACAATCGACCATCGACAGGATGGACGCGCCATGGGTGTCGAGCAGACAGCAGGTAAAGTCTTTGGCCCCATGCAGGATCGGGTTGCGGGCCGTGGCCAGGATAGTCTCGGTCATCTCGGTCATGATGCCCTCGACGCGGGCATGGACCACCGAGAAGGTGACCGGGTCGACCTGTTCCGCGCCTGTGTCGAGTGCACCGGGCAGTCCGGCGATTTCCTCGTCACGAATCGGCGAAGCGTATAGCTCGGGCTTGAAGGGCGGAATCAGGATATCGTCTCTCGTCATCGTTTTTCTCCACGTTTTTCAAAAGGGCCAGGCGCGCCGATTAACACGCACTGACTTTTGCGGGCATGCGAAAAGAACAACTATCAGGCTTGGGTCATCGAATACTTTTTCAGTACCGGCAGGGCGATGTCGCGGTGCTGCGCCCACCAGTCGTGGTCGTTGACCACGCCAGAGAGCGCGAAACTTCCCTGCTTGAGCACGTACTTGGGGGTAGGCGTCAGCAAGTGATGGTCGGCACCGAAGATGTCCTTGCCCGACCAGGCCGATGTGCCGTAGATGGGATGGTCCATGGCGCGAATGCCATAAAGCGTGTTCATCACCGCTTGCGGTTCTATCGAGGGGCTTTCCCGGAATGCCTGGTCAAGGGTGGCCATTGCCGAGTAGGTGAGCCCGGCAAAACCGATCCATTCGTCCTTGCCGTGGCGTTGCACGTATGTCTGGTACATGGCGTGGGCCTTGGGCGAAAAGGTCGGCTCCGAGGCATCCACGCCAAAGCCGCAATACAGGCGCCCTTCCAGGTCGTTCAGGTTCACCCTCTGACCGATCTGCGGAAGGTCCCAGGAGTGGGACATCCACACTCCGTCGAACTTCAGCGCCTGCGCGGTTTCCAGAAGAATGGCCTGTTTGCCGGGTGGTAGATCCGAGAAGAAGATCGCGTCGGGCCGGTTTTTCAATACGGCGCCGAGCAACGGAAAATAGTCAGTGGTACTGGGATCGAATACTTCGTTATAGACAATCTCCAGACCACCCTGCCCCATGAACGGCGCGCATCCGGCCTCACTGTAGGCGCGCCCGGAATGGCCGAAGGAGTTGTCCGTGAACAGCAGCGCGACACGCTTGATTGTCGGATGCTGGCTCATGACATGTGAAACCAGCCCGAGAAATGCCGTGGGCGATCCTGTCAGCCCTCCCATCAGGTACGGGTAATCACTGCTCATGAAGCCGCCGCCATATGAATTGGTCAGCACCTGGCTTTCGCTGGCAATACGCGCAATCGCCTTGCGCGAGGCTGGCGTGTAGGTCTGGAACATGTATTTGCAGTCATCCTGCTGGATGGCACTGCGAAACGCGCGCAACTCTTCCTTGGGGTAAAAGCACACGTTGGTGTAGGCCTTGTAATCGATCAGGTGCCGTGCCCCGTCGCCACACAGAATTCCGCCTTGGCTGTTGTGCTCATCAGCCCAGATCTGCCCCGCACGCATGATCGGAACACCCCACTGCGCACATTCGCCTTCCAGGGGGGTGACCATTCCGAGCGTGATTTTGCTCGCCTCGGCGGCCATGCCGCGCGACGAAATGAACGCGGGGGCCACGGCACCCACCGCTGCAACGGCACCGGCCTTGAGAATTTGCCGCCGGCTCAGCCTCACATCAGAAAATTCACTCATTTGGTGCTCCCTGGTAGCCGCACTTGCCTGCTGCCGATTCCTCGCCATCACCTGAAAAGGCGCGAGCCGGAATCGATCAGTCACGGGGAGTGCAGCCGGTGGCGTACCGGCCACCTGTATTGTTGTTATTAAGAGTCACTTTTTGACATCTGATCAGAGATCTGAAATCAACCTTAGGTCATAGCTGATATTTGATCAAACATTTTTTACCAAAAGAGGAGCCTCATGACCGCCAAATCACTCGTAGGAAGCAAATTGACGATGCGCAGAAACAATTATACATTGTGTATACATAAATTATTTCAAATGAAGACGCTAAGTTTTAGTGCATCACCGAAGAGGTCGAGCGGGGATGTCCAGCTTGTGTCTTATTCAAACACCCGTTGAAAAGAGTTGAGTTTGCATGGCAGTTTCAAGAAGAAACGTACTCATTGGTGCAGGTGCAGGTGCTGGAATCATTGCTGCCGGAGGCGCGACAGCATTGCTGCGCGACGGCGTGCCGAAAGAACCTGATTCATTACTGCGAATCGGCTCGCTTCCTTTGGATGATGCAACGCCTGGCTGGTTCCACACGAGCCGCCTTCGTCAACCACAACCGCCCCTGGTCGGTGATGCCAAGGCCCCCTGGGTGGTGGTCGGTGCCGGGTTCACCGGGTTGGCGGCAGCCCGTCAGCTGGCGCTGAACTTCCCTGACGACACAGTCATTCTCGTGGAGGCGCAACAGGTCGGTTTCGGTACCTCCGGTCGTAATGCCGGCTTCCTTATCGACGTGCCCCATGACATCGGCGCACCGGACTACATCGGGGATCCGACAAATGCCAGGAATGTCCTGGCGCTCAATCAACGGGGGCAAGGCATACTTCGTGACCTGGTTGAACAACACCACATCGTCGACGCCCAGCTTCGTCACTCGGGCAAGTACCAGGCGGCAGTCGAGGACAAAGGCATTGCCGTGCTCAATGCCTACCGTGGCGGCCTGGAAAAGCTGGGGCAACCTTG
Proteins encoded in this window:
- a CDS encoding hydantoinase/oxoprolinase family protein — its product is MTFRISVDVGGTFTDLTIAESETFSQLGRHKSPTTPQDRSIGILNAMTLAADELGLTLEQLLAKTSVFCHGSTTATNTILEMSGAKTGLICTRGTKYNLWRGEGRRQTMFDYKMDANTPLLRPYLCREVTERINAEGEVLLALDEDEVRAEIRQLKAWGVEAIAVCTLWSIVNEVHERRIGQIIEEEWPGVDYCLSCDIQPIIREYHRTSCVVLNAMLQPKVSRYLNNLQGELEARGFTGETLIVVSNGGVVPISEVAKKPVFMLFSGPSMAPAAGYYFSRIEGVDNCITVDMGGTSFDVSTVLEGQITTTKDGRILNYPTGVASIEIATLGAGGGSIASIASGLISVGPRSAEAIPGPACYMRGGVEPTVTDAYVVLGYISPKYFLNGRMEIDRDLAYKAVKDYIADPLGISVEEAAFGITQVVNENMIGGILDMTIRRGVDPREFALVTGGGATSIPVSFLAREMDIKKIVIPRETSVLCAFGANNAPIAMSDVVTKYSDTGNFDYEGVNQAIAGITRKGTAFLTRMGVAEQDQCFELFVSARYPLQTTELEIPFTLDEGKISAATIEQITQQFHEAYLARYKTNDPASAIEFVMWRNMATFNRPEIQLTVQPRATDCSLDAALLSTGQAYFGDYGSVETPVYSGDRLQFGMSVPGPALVVLPDTTILVPPFASLETRENGYFVMNVDTSGKQSKPKARAREVAVAP
- a CDS encoding hydantoinase B/oxoprolinase family protein is translated as MTRDDILIPPFKPELYASPIRDEEIAGLPGALDTGAEQVDPVTFSVVHARVEGIMTEMTETILATARNPILHGAKDFTCCLLDTHGASILSMVDCIPVHVGTMSPPLRFVIRAFGNDIKEGDVFVNNAPYAGNSHVGDFTMFAPIFYEGKLVAWACSKCHLLDIGAHIPTSMDPFAKDIYEEGFHFPGVRLCRDHKPIDDLVRFIAYNFRYSQQWHGDFLAQLSSLWVAEARMIELCKRFGYETFKGCLSECLRHGERAMREEIAKLPKITVTETLMSECFKGYIDEPLELKMTLSIDPEEGTIDFDYTEMPDQIDFSYNLSYATCLCTAIQGTLPVLSPDLPYNSGALERIRVKQRVGSIAGIPQWPVGTEVATVGLSDEVTNLVFKTWAKVLPHRALAGMGEHPAANHTGTGVDPRKNNEPYGHLHYLAASAAGATEGFDGLPHMFGHCIMGNMGYESIEIHEQSLPHIVWEVKAEPNSGGAGKWRGGISMSHRQQPIGHDMQLIYCGTGHTHPAFGLFGGEGGTVADHWLVNAQSQAIEEHLENMGEAICRHDQHWYAKTGGGGGFGNPLERDPQKVRDDARDGFITLDAARELYGVVLDTVPELFAVDTQATAALRAQMSRPS
- a CDS encoding ABC transporter substrate-binding protein, translating into MSEFSDVRLSRRQILKAGAVAAVGAVAPAFISSRGMAAEASKITLGMVTPLEGECAQWGVPIMRAGQIWADEHNSQGGILCGDGARHLIDYKAYTNVCFYPKEELRAFRSAIQQDDCKYMFQTYTPASRKAIARIASESQVLTNSYGGGFMSSDYPYLMGGLTGSPTAFLGLVSHVMSQHPTIKRVALLFTDNSFGHSGRAYSEAGCAPFMGQGGLEIVYNEVFDPSTTDYFPLLGAVLKNRPDAIFFSDLPPGKQAILLETAQALKFDGVWMSHSWDLPQIGQRVNLNDLEGRLYCGFGVDASEPTFSPKAHAMYQTYVQRHGKDEWIGFAGLTYSAMATLDQAFRESPSIEPQAVMNTLYGIRAMDHPIYGTSAWSGKDIFGADHHLLTPTPKYVLKQGSFALSGVVNDHDWWAQHRDIALPVLKKYSMTQA